CCGCATGTTGAAAGCCTCGCGCACATCCGTCGAGCTTGCCAGTTTGATGTTCAGCTTGTCGAGGATTTCGCCGATCAGATTGACCTGTTCGGCATTGGATTTCGCGAGCTCGCCCTTGCGGATATAAAGCGCATCCTCCAGCCCGACCCGGACACCGCCGCCGCGACAGGCCGAGGCGGTGCCGAATGCCATCTGCTGACGGCCGGCAGCCAGCACCGACATATAGTAATCATCCCCGAACAGCCGTTCTGCTGTTTCGTAGAAATGTTCAAGATGGCTCGGGTGTACGCCGACGCCGCCAAGGAAGCCGAAGATGAACTGCACCATCATAGGGCCGCGGATAATACCCTGATCGCGCAGGTATTTCAGGTTGTAGAGATGCCCGACATCATAGCATTCACATTCAAAGACCACGCCCTCGGCCCCGAGTTCAGTCACGATATCTTCCAGCACCTGGAAGGAGTTGACCGAATATTTCGACTTGGATTCGAGCAGGAACCGCTCTTCCCAGTCATATTGCCAGTCCTTTTTCTTGCCCGCCATCAGATGGAAGCCGAAATTGATCGAGCCCATATTGAGCGAGACCATATCGGGTGACATCGCACGCGCGGCGGCGAGCCTTTCATCCATGGTCATGCCGGGTGCGCCGCCGGTGGTGATATTGACCACCGCATCGCAGCGCGCCCGGATCCCCGGCACGAACTGGCCATAGACCGCCGGATCGGCGGTGGGGCGGCCATCATCCAGACGGGCGTGAAGATGCACGACGGCGGCGCCGGCAGCATGGGCCTCGACGGCGGAATCCTCGATCTGTTTCGGGGTGATCGGCAGATAGGGCGACATGCTCGGGGTATGAACGCCCCCCGTCACCGCGCAGCTGATGATGGTCTTATTGAACTTGAACATTCGGCATTCCTTGTTGCGGCGAAGCGCGGGATCAGACGTTTTGCCGCTCAGGTGCGGGCGAAGGGGCAACCATTTCACTGGAATAGCCCTCGAAATTACCACAGACGGCCAGTTTCTGGCCGCTGACATGGCGCGCCTCATCCGAGAGCAGGAAGCGCACGCTTTTCGCGATATCCTCGCCGCTGACCATGGTTTTCAGCGAGGTGCGCGCGGTGAATTCCGCAATGGCTTCGTCAAAGCTGATGCCACGCGTATCGGCCTGAGCCTGAGCCACGGCTTCGATCCTGACGCCCTCGACGATACCGGGCACCACGACATTCGAGCGGATGCCCCAGGGGCCAAGTTCCATCGCCATGGTCTCGGACAACATTTCCAGCGCGGC
The Gemmobacter sp. 24YEA27 DNA segment above includes these coding regions:
- a CDS encoding 3-keto-5-aminohexanoate cleavage protein, which translates into the protein MFKFNKTIISCAVTGGVHTPSMSPYLPITPKQIEDSAVEAHAAGAAVVHLHARLDDGRPTADPAVYGQFVPGIRARCDAVVNITTGGAPGMTMDERLAAARAMSPDMVSLNMGSINFGFHLMAGKKKDWQYDWEERFLLESKSKYSVNSFQVLEDIVTELGAEGVVFECECYDVGHLYNLKYLRDQGIIRGPMMVQFIFGFLGGVGVHPSHLEHFYETAERLFGDDYYMSVLAAGRQQMAFGTASACRGGGVRVGLEDALYIRKGELAKSNAEQVNLIGEILDKLNIKLASSTDVREAFNMRPRIGVAA